Proteins encoded within one genomic window of Microbacterium sp. zg-B185:
- a CDS encoding DUF1269 domain-containing protein — MTDRNYELLVASYDDEQSAQEDFSSIKSLDDVRLVAAVVLSRDTDGNVHVKEHGGKFVAKGTAIGVVAGLVIGLFAPPLLLVTGVVGLGAGAGIGEIVKRHEEKSIGVDAEEWLVPGSSAIVAVVDEEALDRIDKALERATKRINKAIEKGDYDAVIKAINKGDEKIAEAVSA; from the coding sequence ATGACTGATCGAAATTACGAGCTCCTGGTCGCCTCTTACGACGATGAGCAGTCGGCGCAAGAAGACTTCTCATCCATCAAGTCGCTGGACGACGTCAGGCTCGTGGCGGCGGTCGTTCTGTCCCGCGACACCGATGGCAACGTCCACGTGAAAGAGCACGGCGGGAAGTTCGTTGCGAAAGGAACAGCGATCGGCGTCGTTGCCGGCCTGGTGATCGGACTCTTCGCCCCGCCGCTGCTTCTCGTCACCGGTGTCGTCGGCCTCGGCGCCGGTGCCGGAATCGGCGAGATCGTGAAACGACACGAAGAGAAGTCCATCGGCGTCGACGCCGAGGAATGGCTTGTCCCCGGCTCCTCAGCGATAGTCGCCGTGGTGGACGAGGAGGCTCTCGACCGAATCGACAAGGCCCTGGAGCGCGCCACGAAGCGAATCAACAAGGCCATCGAAAAGGGCGACTACGACGCCGTCATCAAAGCCATCAACAAGGGTGACGAGAAGATCGCCGAAGCCGTCAGCGCGTGA